A DNA window from Pseudomonas resinovorans NBRC 106553 contains the following coding sequences:
- the metG gene encoding methionine--tRNA ligase, with protein MTEPRKILVTSALPYANGSIHLGHMVEYIQTDIWVRFQKMRGNQAIYVCADDAHGSAIMLRAEKEGITSEQLIDNVRAEHTTDFADFLVDFDNYHSTHSEENRALSSSIYTKLRDAGHIATRPVTQYFDPDKQMFLADRFIKGTCPKCAAEDQYGDNCESCGATYSPTELKNPKSAISGATPVLKESLHYFFKLPNFEAMLKEWTRSGALQESVANKIAEWLDAGLQEWDISRDAPYFGFEIPDAPGKYFYVWLDAPIGYMASFKNLCARRPELDFDAFWNKDSKAELYHFIGKDIVNFHALFWPAMLEGAGYRKPTALNVHGYLTVNGQKMSKSRGTFIKARTYLDHLQPEYLRYYYASKLSRSVDDLDLNLEDFVQKVNSDLVGKVVNIASRCAGFIHKGNAGKLVAANAAPELFAEFAAAAPSITDAYENRDFARAMREIMALADRANAWIADKAPWALAKQEGKQDEVQAVCAAGVNLFRQLVIFLKPVLPQLAAAAEAFLNVAPLTWDDHKVLLADHQLNPFNPLMTRIEPAKIEAMVAASKEDLAAANAPKGNGELEKDPLAAEIAFDAFAAVDLRIALIEKCEFVEGADKLLRLTLDIGDAKRNVFSGIKSAYPDPAQLEGRLTLYVANLAARKMKFGVSEGMVLAAGPGGEEIYLLSPDSGAKPGQRVK; from the coding sequence ATGACCGAGCCCCGCAAGATTCTTGTGACAAGCGCCCTCCCCTATGCCAACGGGTCCATCCACCTCGGGCATATGGTCGAGTACATCCAGACGGATATCTGGGTGCGCTTCCAGAAGATGCGTGGCAACCAGGCCATCTACGTCTGCGCCGACGACGCCCACGGCTCGGCCATCATGCTGCGCGCCGAGAAGGAAGGCATCACCTCCGAGCAGTTGATCGACAACGTCCGTGCCGAGCACACCACCGACTTCGCCGACTTCCTGGTGGACTTCGACAACTACCACTCGACCCACTCGGAAGAGAACCGCGCGCTCTCCAGCAGCATCTACACCAAGCTGCGCGACGCCGGCCACATCGCCACCCGCCCGGTGACCCAGTACTTCGACCCGGACAAGCAGATGTTCCTGGCCGACCGATTCATCAAGGGCACCTGCCCGAAGTGCGCGGCCGAAGACCAGTACGGCGACAACTGCGAATCCTGCGGCGCCACCTACTCGCCCACCGAGCTGAAGAACCCCAAGTCGGCCATCTCCGGCGCCACCCCGGTGCTCAAGGAGTCGCTGCACTACTTCTTCAAGCTGCCGAACTTCGAGGCCATGCTCAAGGAGTGGACCCGCAGCGGCGCCCTCCAGGAATCGGTGGCCAACAAGATCGCCGAATGGCTGGATGCAGGCCTGCAGGAGTGGGACATCAGCCGTGACGCGCCCTACTTCGGCTTCGAGATCCCGGACGCCCCCGGCAAGTACTTCTACGTCTGGCTGGACGCCCCCATCGGCTACATGGCCAGCTTCAAGAACCTCTGCGCGCGCCGTCCGGAGCTGGACTTCGACGCCTTCTGGAACAAGGACTCCAAGGCCGAGCTGTACCACTTCATCGGCAAGGACATCGTCAACTTCCACGCCCTGTTCTGGCCCGCCATGCTCGAAGGCGCCGGCTACCGCAAGCCCACCGCACTGAACGTGCACGGCTACCTGACGGTGAACGGGCAGAAGATGTCCAAGTCCCGCGGCACCTTCATCAAGGCGCGCACCTACCTGGACCACCTGCAGCCGGAATACCTGCGCTACTACTACGCGTCCAAGCTGAGCCGCAGCGTCGACGACCTCGACCTGAACCTCGAGGACTTCGTGCAGAAGGTCAACTCCGACCTGGTGGGCAAGGTGGTCAACATCGCCAGCCGCTGCGCCGGTTTCATCCACAAGGGCAACGCCGGCAAGCTGGTGGCGGCCAATGCGGCGCCGGAATTGTTCGCCGAGTTCGCCGCCGCCGCGCCGAGCATCACCGACGCCTACGAGAATCGTGACTTCGCCCGCGCCATGCGCGAGATCATGGCCCTGGCCGACCGCGCCAACGCCTGGATCGCCGACAAGGCGCCCTGGGCCCTGGCCAAGCAGGAAGGCAAGCAGGACGAGGTCCAGGCCGTGTGCGCCGCCGGCGTCAACCTGTTCCGCCAGCTGGTGATCTTCCTCAAGCCGGTGCTGCCGCAGCTGGCCGCCGCCGCCGAAGCCTTCCTCAACGTCGCCCCGCTGACCTGGGACGACCACAAGGTGCTGCTGGCCGACCATCAGTTGAACCCCTTCAACCCGCTGATGACCCGCATCGAGCCGGCGAAGATCGAAGCCATGGTCGCCGCCTCCAAGGAAGACCTGGCCGCCGCCAACGCGCCCAAGGGCAACGGCGAGCTGGAAAAGGACCCGCTGGCCGCCGAGATCGCCTTCGACGCCTTCGCCGCCGTCGACCTGCGCATCGCGCTGATCGAGAAGTGCGAGTTCGTCGAAGGTGCCGACAAGCTGCTGCGCCTGACCCTGGATATCGGCGATGCCAAGCGCAACGTGTTCTCCGGCATCAAGAGCGCCTACCCGGACCCGGCACAGCTGGAAGGCCGCCTGACCCTGTACGTGGCCAACCTGGCCGCGCGCAAGATGAAGTTCGGCGTCTCCGAAGGCATGGTCCTGGCCGCCGGCCCCGGCGGCGAGGAAATCTACCTGCTGAGCCCCGACAGCGGCGCCAAGCCGGGCCAGCGCGTCAAGTAA
- the apbC gene encoding iron-sulfur cluster carrier protein ApbC, giving the protein MSTLSRAQVEATLRQFTDPHLDQDPVSAGCLREVDIQGGKVRVRLELGYAAGLFKSGWAQMLKMALENLDGVDSAEVQVDCVIAAHKAQDQVPALTNVKNVIAVASGKGGVGKSTTAANLALALAREGARVGILDADIYGPSQGIMFGIPEGTRPKVRDQKFFVPIEAHGVEVMSMAFLTDENTPVVWRGPMVSGALIQLITQTAWNDLDYLVVDMPPGTGDIQLTLAQKVPVAGSVIVTTPQDLALLDAKKGVEMFRKVNIPVLGVVENMAVHICSNCGHAEHLFGEGGGEKLAAQYGVDLLASLPLSMAIRMQSDGGKPTTIADPESQIAMIYQQMARCVGARIAQSDQAATAMPNITISDD; this is encoded by the coding sequence ATGAGCACTCTTTCCCGCGCCCAGGTCGAAGCCACCCTGCGCCAGTTCACCGATCCCCATCTCGATCAGGACCCGGTCAGCGCCGGCTGCCTGCGCGAGGTCGATATCCAGGGCGGCAAGGTCCGCGTGCGCCTGGAATTGGGTTATGCGGCCGGCCTGTTCAAGTCCGGCTGGGCACAGATGCTGAAGATGGCCCTGGAGAACCTCGATGGCGTGGACAGCGCCGAGGTGCAGGTGGATTGCGTGATCGCGGCGCACAAGGCCCAGGACCAGGTTCCAGCCCTCACCAACGTGAAGAACGTGATCGCCGTGGCCTCCGGCAAGGGCGGTGTGGGCAAGTCCACCACCGCCGCCAACCTGGCCCTGGCCCTGGCCCGAGAGGGGGCCCGCGTGGGCATCCTCGATGCCGATATCTATGGTCCCAGCCAGGGCATCATGTTCGGTATCCCCGAGGGCACCCGGCCCAAGGTGCGCGACCAGAAGTTCTTCGTGCCGATCGAGGCCCATGGCGTCGAGGTGATGTCCATGGCCTTCCTCACCGACGAGAACACTCCGGTGGTCTGGCGCGGCCCGATGGTGTCCGGCGCGCTGATCCAGCTGATCACCCAGACCGCCTGGAACGACCTGGACTACCTGGTGGTGGACATGCCGCCGGGCACCGGCGACATCCAGCTGACCCTGGCACAGAAGGTGCCGGTGGCCGGCAGCGTGATCGTCACCACCCCGCAGGACCTCGCCCTGCTGGACGCCAAGAAAGGCGTGGAGATGTTCCGCAAGGTGAACATCCCCGTGCTGGGCGTGGTGGAGAACATGGCCGTGCACATCTGCTCCAACTGCGGCCATGCCGAGCACCTGTTCGGCGAAGGCGGTGGCGAGAAGCTGGCGGCGCAGTACGGCGTCGATCTGCTGGCCTCCCTGCCGCTGTCCATGGCCATCCGCATGCAGTCCGACGGCGGCAAGCCGACCACCATCGCCGACCCGGAAAGCCAGATCGCCATGATCTACCAGCAGATGGCGCGCTGCGTCGGGGCGCGTATCGCACAGTCCGACCAGGCCGCCACCGCCATGCCGAACATCACCATCAGCGACGACTGA
- the dcd gene encoding dCTP deaminase has translation MSIKSDKWIRRMAQEHGMIEPFVERQVRGADDSRVISYGVSSYGYDVRCAAEFKVFTNIHSAVVDPKNFDEKSFVDINSDVCIIPPNSFALARTVEYFRIPRDVLTICLGKSTYARCGIIVNVTPLEPEWEGHVTLEFSNTTNLPAKIYAHEGVAQMLFLQSDEACEVSYRDRGGKYQGQTGVTLPKA, from the coding sequence ATGAGCATCAAATCGGACAAGTGGATTCGCCGCATGGCGCAGGAACACGGCATGATCGAACCCTTCGTCGAGCGCCAGGTGCGCGGCGCGGACGACAGCCGGGTGATTTCCTACGGGGTTTCCAGCTACGGCTACGACGTGCGTTGCGCGGCCGAGTTCAAGGTGTTCACCAATATCCACTCGGCGGTGGTGGATCCGAAGAACTTCGATGAGAAGAGCTTCGTCGACATCAACAGCGACGTGTGCATCATCCCGCCGAACTCCTTCGCCCTGGCCCGCACCGTGGAATACTTCCGCATTCCTCGCGACGTACTGACCATCTGCCTGGGCAAGAGCACCTATGCCCGTTGCGGCATCATCGTCAACGTGACCCCGCTGGAACCCGAGTGGGAAGGCCACGTGACCCTGGAGTTCTCCAACACCACCAACCTGCCGGCGAAGATCTACGCCCACGAAGGCGTGGCGCAGATGCTGTTCCTCCAGTCGGACGAGGCTTGCGAAGTGTCCTACCGGGATCGCGGCGGCAAGTACCAGGGCCAGACCGGCGTTACCCTGCCGAAGGCCTGA
- the nadE gene encoding ammonia-dependent NAD(+) synthetase: protein MSSNRQQEIAKALDVVPPFADEAALVAEVERRKAFIKNCLRTSGLKVLVLGISGGVDSTTAGRLAQLSVEELRSETGDAGYRFIAVRLPYNVQHDEQDAQVAMNFIRADEEETVNIADSVLGLAEQVSHLNHLADARRDFVTGNIKARIRMVAQFAIANANNGLVIGTDHAAEAVMGFFTKFGDGACDLAPLSGLVKNQVRSIARYLGAPESAVHKVPTADLEELRPGKPDEEAHGVSYVEIDAFLHGQQVSQHAYDVIVRTYDNTQHKRILPLVP, encoded by the coding sequence ATGAGCAGCAACCGCCAGCAAGAAATCGCCAAAGCCCTGGACGTTGTCCCGCCCTTCGCCGACGAAGCCGCCCTGGTGGCCGAAGTCGAGCGCCGCAAGGCCTTCATCAAGAACTGCCTGCGCACCTCCGGCCTCAAGGTCCTGGTCCTGGGTATCAGCGGCGGCGTCGACTCCACCACCGCCGGCCGCCTGGCCCAGCTCAGCGTCGAGGAGCTGCGCAGCGAAACCGGCGACGCCGGCTACCGCTTCATCGCCGTGCGCCTGCCCTACAACGTCCAGCACGACGAACAGGACGCCCAGGTGGCGATGAACTTCATCCGCGCCGATGAAGAAGAGACGGTGAACATCGCCGACAGCGTGCTCGGCCTCGCCGAGCAGGTCAGCCACCTGAACCACCTGGCCGACGCCCGCCGCGACTTCGTCACCGGCAACATCAAGGCGCGCATCCGCATGGTCGCCCAGTTCGCCATCGCCAACGCCAACAACGGCCTGGTGATCGGCACCGACCACGCCGCCGAGGCGGTGATGGGCTTCTTCACCAAGTTCGGCGACGGCGCCTGCGACCTGGCCCCGCTCTCCGGCCTGGTGAAGAACCAGGTGCGCAGCATCGCCCGCTACCTGGGCGCCCCGGAAAGCGCCGTGCACAAGGTGCCCACCGCCGACCTGGAAGAACTGCGCCCCGGCAAACCCGACGAGGAGGCTCACGGCGTGAGCTATGTCGAGATCGACGCCTTCCTCCATGGTCAGCAGGTCAGCCAGCACGCCTATGACGTGATCGTGCGCACCTACGACAACACCCAGCACAAGCGCATCCTGCCGCTGGTGCCGTAA
- the pncB gene encoding nicotinate phosphoribosyltransferase, producing MADSAFSGRIVQNLLDTDFYKLTMMQAVLHNYPNAEVEWEFRCRNNEDLTPYLAEIRYQIEQLADISITSDQLNFLERIPFIKPDFTRFLSLFRFNLRYLQVGIEDGQLCVRLRGPWLHVILFEIPLLAIISEVRNRYRYRDVQLVQAREQLYRKLDWLRANASDEELAGFQLADFGTRRRFSYRVQEDVVHILKRDFPGRFVGTSNVQLAREYDLKPIGTMAHEWLMAHQQLGPRLIDSQIAALDCWVREYRGLLGIALTDCINMQAFLSDFDLYFAKLFDGLRHDSGDPLQWAEKAIRHYEKLGIDPLTKTLVFSDGLDLPRALALYRALHGRIHVSFGIGTNLTCDIPGVEPMNIVIKMTACNGQPVAKISDEQGKTQCRDENFVAYLKHVFRVSDPQ from the coding sequence ATGGCTGACAGTGCCTTTTCCGGCCGCATCGTGCAGAACCTGCTGGACACCGATTTCTACAAGCTGACCATGATGCAGGCGGTGCTGCACAACTACCCCAACGCCGAAGTCGAGTGGGAGTTCCGCTGCCGCAACAATGAAGACCTGACGCCCTACCTCGCGGAAATCCGCTACCAGATCGAGCAACTGGCCGACATCTCCATCACCTCCGACCAGCTCAACTTCCTCGAGCGCATCCCCTTCATCAAACCGGACTTCACCCGGTTCCTCAGCCTGTTCCGCTTCAACCTGCGCTACCTGCAAGTGGGCATCGAAGACGGCCAGCTATGCGTGCGCCTGCGCGGCCCCTGGCTGCATGTGATCCTCTTCGAGATCCCGCTGCTGGCGATCATCAGCGAGGTCCGCAACCGCTACCGCTATCGCGACGTGCAATTGGTCCAGGCCCGCGAGCAGCTCTACCGCAAGCTCGACTGGCTGCGCGCCAACGCCAGCGACGAGGAACTGGCGGGCTTCCAGCTGGCCGACTTCGGCACCCGCCGGCGCTTTTCCTACCGGGTCCAGGAAGACGTGGTGCATATCCTCAAGCGCGACTTCCCCGGCCGCTTCGTCGGCACCAGCAACGTGCAACTGGCCCGCGAGTACGACCTCAAGCCCATCGGCACCATGGCCCACGAGTGGCTGATGGCCCACCAGCAGCTCGGCCCCAGGCTGATCGACAGCCAGATCGCCGCCCTCGACTGCTGGGTACGGGAATACCGCGGCCTGCTGGGCATCGCCCTGACCGACTGCATCAACATGCAGGCCTTCCTCAGCGACTTCGACCTGTACTTCGCCAAGCTCTTCGACGGACTGCGCCACGACTCCGGCGACCCGCTGCAATGGGCGGAAAAAGCCATCCGCCATTACGAGAAGCTGGGCATAGACCCGCTGACCAAGACCCTCGTATTCTCCGACGGCCTCGACCTGCCCCGGGCCCTGGCGCTCTACCGCGCGTTGCACGGGCGCATCCACGTCAGCTTCGGCATAGGCACCAACCTGACCTGCGACATCCCCGGCGTCGAGCCGATGAACATCGTGATCAAGATGACCGCCTGCAACGGCCAGCCGGTGGCGAAGATTTCCGATGAGCAGGGCAAGACCCAATGCCGCGACGAAAACTTCGTCGCCTACCTGAAACACGTTTTCCGCGTCAGCGACCCCCAGTAA
- a CDS encoding penicillin acylase family protein, which translates to MASPAFKRFLPRFCVAAAAGAMIGLSGCQSWLDSRYAGSLPPTSGFQPVKGLAQSVSIRRNPLGMPLIETTTFHDALFTLGYVHASDRLSQMVGMRLMAEGRLAEMAGPGVLEIDRFMRAVNLRKSADILYKNASPRLKEFFAVYARGVNAYLYRYRDNLPMDLAESGYRPGYWKPEDSALIFALLNFGLSVNLQEEIASLVIAQKVGADKLAWLTPIYPDEPLPVEEAEKLKGLQLGGQIPGLAALNDAAGQIAELNMLGVAASNNWAIAPQNTRNGRSILANDTHLPIAMPSVWNFVQIRSPKFQAAGVSIAGVPAVVAGYNGKLAWGMTMVMGDNQDLFLEKVRREGNRLLYQADGKWLPASERMETFFIKGERPVREVIFETRHGPLLNSVLGQRKHPLQPLEIKSGYGIALQTSQFENDQSLDAFFALSRAQSVEQAHEATRSIRAMGLNILYADAKNIAWQVTGRYPNRREGRGLLPSPGWDGRYDWDGFADPMLHPYDQNPAQGWLGTANQRTVQGGYGVQLSNSWYYPERAERIAELAGSGKHDWQSMIAMQYDQTSPFPAKLKAMFQDPGMAQPLKQAIDALPPAERPLAREGLDRLLAFDGRLSPTSADAAYYGAFLHESARQIFLDELGPETSPAWRALVQNADLSYSAQADHLLGRVDSPFWDDVNTAQKEDKPAILARSLAAATRFAESRLGADRKAWQWGKLHTYSWISESTQVAPFMTASQRAGINALKGYLDRGPYPAGGDHSTLNVAAYHWAQDFDTWLIPAMRIIVDFGQPEPMIGMNSTGQSGNPASPHYADGIDAWLKARYMKFPFQPQNLDAVYGTKRLMLTPQK; encoded by the coding sequence ATGGCTTCGCCAGCCTTCAAGCGCTTCCTTCCCCGGTTCTGCGTTGCCGCCGCCGCTGGCGCCATGATCGGCCTCAGTGGCTGCCAGTCCTGGCTGGACAGCCGCTACGCCGGCAGCCTGCCGCCCACCTCCGGCTTCCAGCCGGTCAAGGGCCTGGCCCAGAGCGTGTCGATCCGCCGCAACCCGCTGGGCATGCCGCTGATCGAAACCACCACCTTCCACGACGCCCTGTTCACCCTCGGTTACGTGCATGCCTCCGACCGCCTCAGCCAGATGGTCGGCATGCGCCTGATGGCCGAAGGTCGCCTGGCCGAAATGGCGGGGCCCGGTGTACTGGAGATCGACCGCTTCATGCGCGCGGTGAACCTGCGCAAAAGTGCCGACATCCTTTACAAGAACGCCTCGCCGCGCCTGAAGGAGTTCTTCGCGGTCTACGCCCGTGGCGTCAACGCCTACCTGTACCGCTACCGCGACAACCTGCCGATGGACCTGGCCGAGTCCGGCTACCGCCCGGGCTACTGGAAGCCGGAAGACTCGGCGCTGATCTTCGCCCTGCTGAACTTCGGCCTGTCGGTGAACCTGCAGGAAGAGATCGCCTCCCTGGTCATCGCACAGAAGGTCGGTGCCGACAAGCTGGCCTGGCTGACCCCCATCTACCCCGACGAGCCGCTGCCCGTCGAGGAAGCCGAGAAGCTCAAGGGCCTGCAACTGGGCGGGCAGATCCCGGGGCTGGCCGCGCTCAACGACGCCGCCGGACAGATCGCCGAGCTGAACATGCTCGGCGTGGCCGCCTCGAACAACTGGGCCATCGCCCCGCAGAACACCCGCAATGGCCGCAGCATCCTGGCCAACGACACCCACCTGCCCATCGCCATGCCCTCGGTGTGGAACTTCGTGCAGATCCGTTCGCCGAAATTCCAGGCCGCCGGCGTCTCCATCGCCGGTGTGCCGGCCGTGGTCGCCGGCTACAACGGCAAACTGGCCTGGGGCATGACCATGGTCATGGGCGACAACCAGGACCTGTTCCTGGAGAAGGTCCGCCGCGAAGGCAACCGCCTCCTCTACCAGGCCGACGGCAAATGGCTGCCGGCCAGCGAACGCATGGAGACCTTTTTCATCAAGGGCGAACGCCCGGTGCGCGAGGTGATCTTTGAGACCCGCCACGGCCCGCTGCTGAACTCGGTCCTCGGCCAACGCAAGCACCCGCTGCAGCCCCTGGAGATCAAGAGCGGCTACGGCATCGCCCTGCAGACCAGCCAGTTCGAGAACGACCAGTCCCTGGACGCCTTCTTCGCCCTGTCCCGCGCGCAATCGGTGGAACAGGCCCACGAAGCCACCCGTTCTATCCGCGCCATGGGCCTGAACATCCTCTACGCCGACGCCAAGAACATCGCCTGGCAGGTCACCGGCCGCTACCCCAATCGCCGCGAAGGTCGTGGCCTGCTGCCCTCCCCCGGCTGGGACGGCCGCTACGATTGGGACGGCTTCGCCGACCCCATGCTCCATCCGTACGACCAGAACCCGGCCCAAGGCTGGCTGGGCACTGCCAACCAGCGCACCGTGCAGGGCGGCTACGGCGTGCAGCTCTCCAACTCCTGGTATTACCCGGAGCGCGCCGAGCGCATCGCCGAACTGGCTGGCAGCGGCAAGCACGACTGGCAGAGCATGATCGCCATGCAGTACGACCAGACCAGCCCCTTCCCCGCCAAGCTCAAGGCCATGTTCCAGGACCCGGGCATGGCCCAGCCGCTGAAGCAGGCCATCGACGCCCTGCCGCCGGCCGAGCGACCCCTGGCCCGGGAAGGCCTCGACCGCCTGCTGGCCTTCGACGGCCGCCTCAGCCCGACCTCGGCAGACGCCGCCTACTACGGCGCCTTCCTCCACGAAAGCGCGCGGCAGATCTTCCTCGATGAACTGGGCCCGGAAACCAGCCCGGCCTGGCGCGCCCTGGTGCAGAACGCCGACCTCTCCTACTCGGCCCAGGCCGACCACCTGCTCGGCCGCGTCGACAGCCCCTTCTGGGACGACGTCAACACGGCGCAGAAGGAAGACAAGCCGGCCATCCTCGCCCGCAGTCTGGCCGCCGCCACCCGCTTCGCGGAAAGCCGCCTGGGCGCCGACCGCAAGGCCTGGCAATGGGGCAAGCTGCACACCTATAGCTGGATCAGCGAAAGCACCCAGGTGGCGCCCTTCATGACCGCCAGCCAGCGCGCCGGCATCAACGCGCTGAAGGGTTACCTGGACCGCGGCCCCTACCCGGCCGGTGGCGACCACAGCACCCTCAACGTCGCCGCCTACCATTGGGCGCAGGACTTCGACACCTGGCTGATCCCGGCCATGCGCATCATCGTCGACTTCGGCCAGCCCGAACCCATGATCGGCATGAACAGCACCGGCCAGTCGGGCAACCCGGCCAGCCCGCACTACGCCGACGGCATCGATGCCTGGCTCAAGGCGCGCTACATGAAGTTCCCCTTCCAGCCGCAGAACCTCGATGCCGTCTATGGCACCAAGCGCCTGATGCTGACACCGCAAAAATGA
- a CDS encoding glutathione binding-like protein, whose amino-acid sequence MIDLYYWTTPNGHKVSLFLEEAGLPYRIHPINIGKDEQFQPHFLKISPNNRIPAIVDQQPADGGEPLSLFESGAILLYLAEKTGRFIPQDLRGRQECLQWLFWQMGGLGPMAGQNHHFNRFAPEKLPYAIQRYMKETARLYGVLDKRLADRTFVAGAEYSIADMAIYPWIDRHAWQEQDLEDFPNLKRWYLGIQARPATVRAYALVEQVNPAAVKK is encoded by the coding sequence ATGATCGACCTGTACTACTGGACCACCCCCAACGGCCACAAGGTCAGCCTGTTCCTCGAAGAAGCCGGCCTGCCCTACCGCATCCACCCGATCAACATCGGCAAGGACGAGCAGTTCCAGCCGCACTTCCTGAAGATTTCGCCGAACAACCGCATCCCCGCCATAGTCGACCAGCAGCCCGCCGACGGCGGCGAGCCGCTGTCGCTGTTCGAATCCGGCGCCATCCTCTTGTACCTGGCGGAAAAGACCGGCCGCTTCATCCCGCAGGACCTGCGTGGCCGCCAGGAGTGCCTGCAATGGTTGTTCTGGCAGATGGGCGGCCTCGGCCCGATGGCTGGGCAGAACCACCACTTCAACCGCTTCGCCCCGGAAAAGCTGCCCTACGCCATCCAGCGCTACATGAAGGAAACCGCGCGACTGTACGGCGTCCTGGACAAGCGCCTGGCCGACCGCACCTTTGTCGCCGGCGCCGAGTACAGCATCGCCGACATGGCCATCTACCCCTGGATCGACCGCCACGCCTGGCAGGAACAGGACCTGGAGGATTTCCCCAACCTCAAGCGCTGGTACCTGGGCATCCAGGCGCGCCCGGCCACGGTCCGCGCTTACGCTCTGGTGGAGCAGGTGAACCCGGCCGCCGTGAAAAAGTAA
- a CDS encoding SEC-C metal-binding domain-containing protein — protein sequence MSQEPHVHGPNCNHDHDHDHDHPGHVHGPHCNHGHQEPVRNPLKEVGRNDPCPCGSQKKFKKCHGA from the coding sequence ATGAGCCAAGAACCCCACGTCCATGGTCCGAACTGCAATCACGACCATGACCACGACCACGATCACCCCGGCCACGTGCATGGCCCGCACTGCAATCACGGCCACCAGGAGCCGGTGCGCAATCCGCTGAAGGAAGTGGGTCGCAACGATCCCTGCCCGTGCGGCAGCCAGAAGAAGTTCAAGAAGTGCCACGGCGCCTGA
- a CDS encoding LEA type 2 family protein, with the protein MFSQAQMIRILSLLFVFALPFSGLSGCSTWFTGSFQEPEIRLLKVDVVRAKLLEQQFVLRFRIDNPNDVSLPVRGLNYTVHLNDVKLAAGESSTWFTVPAHGSHTFEVPVRTNLWRHMKYIVKLLEKPDEPIKYRLQGEVKTGFMFGKSVHLSRNGEIIPGSYIPE; encoded by the coding sequence ATGTTTTCCCAGGCGCAAATGATAAGAATTCTCAGCCTACTGTTTGTCTTCGCCCTCCCATTTTCGGGCCTCAGCGGATGTTCCACCTGGTTCACCGGCAGCTTCCAGGAACCCGAAATTCGCCTGCTCAAGGTGGACGTGGTTCGCGCCAAGCTGCTGGAGCAGCAGTTCGTCCTGCGTTTTCGCATCGACAACCCCAACGATGTGAGCCTGCCCGTGCGCGGACTGAACTACACCGTGCACCTCAATGACGTGAAGCTGGCCGCCGGCGAATCCAGCACCTGGTTCACCGTGCCCGCCCATGGCAGCCATACCTTCGAGGTACCGGTGCGGACCAACCTGTGGCGGCACATGAAGTACATCGTCAAACTCCTGGAAAAGCCCGACGAGCCCATCAAGTACCGGCTCCAGGGCGAGGTGAAGACGGGATTCATGTTCGGCAAGAGCGTGCACCTGAGCCGCAATGGCGAGATAATCCCCGGCAGTTACATTCCGGAGTAG
- a CDS encoding YchJ family protein, with translation MSTAICPCGSGNLLEVCCGRHHAGHPAASAEALMRSRYSAYVLGLVDYLVETTLPAQRGGLDVEAIRAWSLSSTWLGLEVEAHELLGGQPEHAFVTFTARWHDEGGEHSHRERSAFVQADGRWYFLDPTVQVTAGRNDPCPCGSRQKYKKCCSSYF, from the coding sequence ATGAGCACCGCGATCTGTCCCTGCGGTAGCGGCAACCTCCTCGAGGTCTGCTGTGGCCGCCATCACGCCGGCCACCCCGCCGCCAGCGCCGAAGCGCTGATGCGCTCGCGCTACAGCGCCTATGTGCTGGGCCTGGTGGACTACCTGGTGGAAACTACCCTGCCCGCCCAACGCGGGGGCCTGGATGTAGAGGCGATCCGCGCCTGGAGCTTGTCCAGCACCTGGCTCGGTCTCGAAGTGGAAGCCCACGAACTGCTGGGCGGCCAGCCCGAGCACGCCTTCGTCACCTTCACCGCGCGCTGGCACGACGAGGGCGGCGAACACAGCCACCGCGAGCGTTCGGCCTTCGTCCAGGCGGACGGCCGCTGGTACTTCCTGGACCCCACGGTGCAGGTCACGGCCGGGCGCAACGACCCTTGCCCCTGTGGCAGCCGGCAGAAATACAAGAAGTGCTGTTCGAGCTACTTCTGA
- a CDS encoding DUF6231 family protein → MTDSFSSRTPQQALAALLERCAPQRLLLVGNSPLPALEAFAAAHPDCQVVQVPAGPLPAEQAACRFDLALLADCLEHLPKRSGLELLGGIRNLNASRVAVLADLSACGWQDTDFFSLALQASERFQREAQTVTLFTYDLREYKQVPDWLNAKFWANPQNFGKYWW, encoded by the coding sequence ATGACTGACAGCTTCTCTTCCCGCACTCCCCAGCAAGCCCTTGCGGCCCTGCTCGAACGCTGCGCTCCGCAGCGTCTGTTGCTGGTGGGCAACAGCCCGCTCCCGGCGCTCGAAGCCTTCGCCGCCGCCCACCCCGACTGCCAGGTGGTGCAGGTTCCCGCCGGCCCGCTGCCGGCCGAACAGGCCGCGTGCCGCTTCGACCTGGCGCTGCTGGCCGACTGCCTGGAACACCTGCCCAAGCGTTCCGGCCTGGAATTGCTCGGCGGCATCCGCAACCTCAATGCCAGCCGCGTGGCGGTGCTCGCGGACCTCAGTGCCTGCGGCTGGCAGGACACCGACTTCTTCTCCCTGGCGCTCCAGGCCAGCGAGCGCTTCCAACGCGAAGCTCAGACTGTGACGCTGTTCACCTATGACCTGCGCGAGTACAAGCAGGTCCCCGACTGGCTGAACGCGAAGTTCTGGGCCAACCCGCAAAACTTCGGCAAGTACTGGTGGTAA